One region of Pseudomonas sp. B21-040 genomic DNA includes:
- a CDS encoding 2OG-Fe(II) oxygenase, whose protein sequence is MRGMQIPSDHPLLLRIVDDLAAHGWSQQNIFLPLDLTRALAAECRKRAAEGELAPAAVGRGPSSEVREGIRGDHIQWIDPGQAEACDSYLALMDSLREALNRGLFLGLEDFESHFAMYPPGAFYLKHVDRFRDDDRRMVSAVVYLNDGWLPEHGGQLRMYLDDDRAYDVQPIGGCLVVFLSGEVPHEVLPATRDRLSLTGWFRRRGNEPF, encoded by the coding sequence ATGCGCGGCATGCAAATACCCTCTGATCACCCGCTGCTGTTACGTATCGTTGATGACCTGGCTGCACATGGCTGGTCGCAGCAGAATATTTTCCTGCCTCTGGATCTGACCCGGGCGTTGGCGGCTGAGTGCCGTAAACGTGCAGCCGAGGGTGAACTGGCCCCGGCCGCCGTGGGCCGAGGCCCGTCATCGGAAGTTCGCGAGGGGATTCGTGGCGACCACATCCAGTGGATCGATCCGGGCCAGGCCGAAGCCTGCGACAGCTACCTGGCGTTGATGGACAGCCTGCGTGAAGCACTGAATCGCGGTTTGTTCCTGGGGCTGGAAGATTTCGAAAGCCACTTCGCGATGTACCCACCCGGCGCGTTTTACCTCAAACACGTCGACCGCTTCCGAGATGACGACCGGCGCATGGTGTCGGCCGTGGTGTATCTCAATGACGGCTGGCTGCCTGAACACGGTGGTCAGTTGCGCATGTACCTCGACGACGACCGCGCCTACGACGTGCAACCTATCGGCGGTTGCCTGGTGGTCTTCCTCTCGGGCGAAGTGCCCCACGAAGTCCTGCCCGCCACCCGGGATCGCCTGTCGTTGACCGGCTGGTTCCGGCGTCGGGGTAACGAGCCGTTCTGA
- a CDS encoding DUF4399 domain-containing protein, whose protein sequence is MKTFMSRAALAGLLMGVSVLASAATPAPKGAEVSIVSPEDGATVPQTVVVKFAVENVALAPAGDTTKNTGHHHLLIDVDELPAAGAAIPKDDNHKHFGKAETQAEITLTPGKHTLQLELGDSNHIPFDPPIVSKKITVNVK, encoded by the coding sequence ATGAAAACCTTTATGTCACGTGCTGCTTTGGCTGGCCTGCTGATGGGTGTTTCGGTGTTGGCCAGTGCTGCTACACCGGCGCCCAAGGGGGCTGAAGTATCCATCGTTTCTCCTGAAGACGGGGCGACGGTGCCGCAGACTGTCGTCGTCAAGTTCGCGGTCGAGAACGTTGCGCTGGCGCCTGCGGGTGATACCACCAAGAACACCGGCCATCACCACTTGCTGATCGATGTCGATGAACTGCCAGCCGCCGGTGCGGCGATCCCCAAAGATGACAACCACAAACATTTCGGCAAAGCCGAGACCCAGGCTGAAATAACGCTGACGCCGGGCAAGCACACCTTGCAGCTGGAACTGGGCGACAGCAACCACATACCGTTCGATCCGCCGATCGTGTCGAAAAAGATCACCGTCAACGTGAAGTAA
- a CDS encoding DUF6436 domain-containing protein, producing the protein MRPAYRTTLLASLLALVCAGILWAAYDWFQGRYLRAFSEHTAVFSGDPLRLPDDLAGPGAIRLVHFWDPACPCNVGNQQHLSELVERYVPQGVEFYAVQKPGSHGQLPATLSSLKTITVLPGSEQIPASPAVAIWDRNGKLAYFGPYSEGLTCNSNNSFIEPILQALSEGRAVNATHTLAIGCYCPWPVEVK; encoded by the coding sequence ATGCGCCCGGCCTATCGCACCACACTGCTTGCCAGCCTGCTCGCCCTCGTGTGCGCCGGCATCCTGTGGGCCGCGTATGACTGGTTTCAAGGACGCTACTTGCGAGCCTTCAGCGAACACACCGCCGTATTTTCCGGTGACCCGCTGCGCCTGCCCGACGACCTCGCCGGCCCCGGCGCCATCCGGCTGGTGCACTTCTGGGACCCGGCCTGCCCGTGCAACGTCGGTAATCAACAACACCTGAGCGAACTGGTCGAGCGCTATGTACCGCAGGGCGTCGAGTTTTATGCAGTGCAAAAACCCGGCAGCCATGGCCAGTTACCCGCCACACTGAGCAGCCTGAAAACCATTACCGTCCTGCCGGGCTCCGAACAGATTCCCGCCAGCCCGGCCGTGGCGATCTGGGACCGCAACGGCAAACTGGCCTACTTCGGCCCGTACAGCGAAGGCCTGACCTGCAATTCGAACAACAGCTTCATCGAACCCATTCTGCAAGCACTGAGCGAAGGTCGCGCGGTGAACGCTACCCATACGCTGGCCATCGGTTGTTACTGCCCATGGCCCGTTGAAGTGAAGTAA
- the serA gene encoding phosphoglycerate dehydrogenase: MSKTSLDKSKIKFLLLEGVHQSAVDVLKAAGYTSIEYLTGSLPEAQLKEKIADAHFIGIRSRTQLTEEIFDHAKKLVAVGCFCIGTNQVDLNAARERGIAVFNAPYSNTRSVAELVLAEAILLLRGIPEKNASCHRGGWIKSAANSFEIRGKKLGIVGYGSIGTQLSVLAEGLGMQVYFYDTITKLPLGNATQVGNLHELLAMSDIVSLHVPETAATQWMMGEKEIRAIKKGGILINAARGTVVELDHLAAAIKDKHLIGAAIDVFPVEPRSNDEEFESPLRGLDNVILTPHIGGSTAEAQANIGLEVAEKLVKYSDNGTSVSSVNFPEVALPAHPGKHRLLHIHENIPGVLSEINKVFAENGINISGQFLQTNEKVGYVVIDVDAEYSDLAQEKLQHINGTIRCRVLF; this comes from the coding sequence ATGAGCAAGACTTCTCTCGATAAGAGCAAGATCAAGTTCCTTCTTCTCGAAGGCGTCCACCAATCGGCTGTCGACGTCCTCAAGGCGGCGGGCTACACCAGCATTGAGTACCTCACCGGTTCTCTGCCGGAAGCCCAGCTGAAGGAAAAGATTGCTGATGCGCACTTCATCGGCATTCGCTCCCGCACGCAACTGACCGAAGAGATCTTCGATCACGCGAAGAAGCTCGTGGCTGTAGGGTGTTTCTGCATCGGCACCAATCAGGTTGACCTGAACGCGGCTCGCGAACGCGGCATCGCGGTGTTCAACGCACCGTACTCCAACACTCGCTCCGTAGCCGAGCTGGTGCTGGCCGAAGCGATCCTGTTGCTGCGCGGCATCCCTGAGAAGAACGCTTCCTGCCACCGTGGCGGCTGGATCAAGAGCGCGGCCAACTCCTTCGAAATCCGCGGCAAGAAGCTGGGTATCGTCGGTTACGGTTCGATCGGTACGCAACTGTCGGTCCTGGCTGAAGGCCTGGGCATGCAGGTGTACTTCTACGACACCATCACCAAGCTGCCGTTGGGCAACGCCACTCAGGTAGGCAACCTGCACGAGCTGCTGGCGATGTCCGACATCGTCTCGCTGCACGTTCCGGAAACCGCCGCCACCCAGTGGATGATGGGCGAGAAGGAAATCCGCGCGATCAAGAAAGGCGGCATCCTGATCAACGCCGCTCGCGGCACCGTGGTCGAGCTGGACCACCTGGCTGCCGCCATCAAGGACAAGCACCTGATCGGCGCGGCCATCGACGTGTTCCCGGTGGAGCCTCGCTCCAACGACGAAGAGTTCGAAAGCCCGCTGCGCGGCCTGGACAATGTGATCCTGACCCCGCACATCGGTGGCTCCACCGCTGAAGCCCAGGCCAACATCGGCCTGGAAGTGGCAGAGAAACTGGTCAAGTACAGCGACAACGGTACGTCGGTATCGTCCGTGAACTTCCCGGAAGTGGCCCTGCCGGCTCACCCTGGCAAGCACCGTCTGCTGCACATCCACGAAAACATTCCGGGCGTGCTCAGCGAGATCAACAAGGTTTTCGCCGAAAACGGCATCAACATCTCCGGTCAGTTCCTGCAGACCAACGAGAAAGTCGGCTACGTGGTAATCGACGTCGACGCCGAGTACTCGGACCTGGCGCAAGAGAAGCTGCAGCACATCAACGGCACCATTCGTTGCCGCGTGTTGTTCTGA
- a CDS encoding FAD-binding oxidoreductase — MTNPALIDELKTLVEPGKVLTDADSLNAYGKDWTKHFAPAPTAIVFPKTTEQVQAIVLWANKHKVALVPSGGRTGLSAAAVAANGEVVVSFDYMNQILDVNLTDRTAVCQPGVVTEHLQNVAEEKGLYYPVDFASAGSSQIGGNIGTNAGGIKVIRYGMTRNWVAGMKVVTGKGDVLELNRDLIKNATGYDMRQLFIGAEGTLGFVVEATMRLDRAPKNLTAMVLGTADFDAIMPVLHAFQSKLDLTAFEFFSDKALAKVMGRGDVPAPFETDCPFYALLEFEATTEEVANHALETFEHCVEQGWVLDGVMSQSETQLQNLWKLREYISETISHWTPYKNDISVTVSKVPAFLKEIDAIVGEHYPDFEIVWFGHIGDGNLHLNILKPDNLSKDEFFAKCATVNKWVFETVEKYNGSISAEHGVGMTKRDYLTYSRSPVEIEYMKAVKAVFDPNGIMNPGKIFAV; from the coding sequence ATGACCAATCCTGCCCTGATTGATGAGCTGAAGACCCTGGTTGAGCCTGGCAAGGTGCTGACCGATGCCGACTCCCTGAATGCTTATGGTAAGGATTGGACCAAGCATTTCGCCCCGGCCCCGACGGCCATCGTGTTTCCCAAGACCACCGAACAGGTCCAGGCCATTGTCCTGTGGGCCAATAAACACAAGGTGGCGCTGGTGCCGTCCGGTGGTCGTACCGGGTTGTCTGCCGCTGCCGTGGCGGCCAATGGCGAAGTCGTTGTGTCCTTCGACTATATGAACCAGATTCTCGACGTGAACCTCACTGACCGCACGGCCGTATGTCAGCCAGGCGTGGTCACTGAGCATTTGCAGAACGTCGCCGAAGAAAAAGGCCTGTACTACCCGGTGGACTTCGCTTCGGCAGGTTCCAGCCAGATTGGCGGCAATATCGGCACCAATGCCGGCGGGATCAAGGTCATTCGCTATGGCATGACCCGTAACTGGGTCGCCGGCATGAAAGTCGTGACCGGCAAGGGTGATGTGCTGGAGCTGAACCGCGACCTGATCAAGAACGCCACTGGCTACGACATGCGCCAGCTGTTCATCGGCGCTGAAGGCACCCTGGGTTTTGTGGTCGAAGCGACCATGCGCCTGGACCGTGCGCCGAAAAACCTGACCGCGATGGTCCTCGGTACTGCCGATTTCGACGCGATCATGCCGGTATTGCACGCGTTCCAAAGCAAGCTCGACCTGACGGCCTTCGAATTCTTCTCCGATAAAGCGCTGGCCAAAGTCATGGGCCGCGGCGATGTGCCGGCGCCTTTCGAAACTGATTGCCCGTTCTACGCGTTGCTCGAATTCGAAGCGACCACCGAAGAAGTGGCCAACCACGCCCTGGAAACCTTCGAGCACTGCGTCGAGCAGGGCTGGGTACTGGACGGCGTGATGAGCCAGAGCGAAACCCAGCTGCAGAACCTGTGGAAGCTGCGCGAATACATCTCCGAAACCATTTCCCACTGGACGCCGTACAAAAACGACATTTCGGTCACTGTGTCGAAAGTCCCGGCGTTCCTGAAGGAAATCGACGCGATCGTCGGCGAACACTACCCGGACTTCGAAATCGTCTGGTTCGGCCACATTGGCGACGGCAACCTGCACTTGAACATCCTCAAGCCGGATAACCTGAGCAAGGACGAGTTCTTCGCCAAGTGCGCAACCGTCAACAAGTGGGTGTTCGAAACCGTCGAGAAGTACAACGGCTCGATCTCCGCCGAGCACGGCGTGGGCATGACCAAGCGTGATTACTTGACCTACAGCCGCTCGCCGGTTGAGATCGAGTACATGAAAGCCGTCAAAGCGGTGTTCGACCCGAACGGCATCATGAACCCGGGCAAGATCTTCGCTGTTTGA
- a CDS encoding alpha/beta hydrolase, translated as MSATFAPDHLRASLRPLAEGQPLSTEAMAYQRFYGLDFPGRTLRGGLGRFEVDGYELVSQFWWPERAKATLFMFHGFYDHTGLYRHVIEWALDQGFAVIACDLPGHGLSSGERASIKAFAEYQHTLEGLFAEAFSIELPQPWHLCGQSTGGAIVIDHVLNQGSNSPAQGQVILLSPLVRPRAWGWSKLSYYLLKPFVKAIARRFSENSNDPDFLPFLQADPLQPLRLPTAWVGALARWIKQIEAAPNSPRRPLIVQGQADMTVDWEHNLGVLNAKFDRPQVLMLPEARHHLANETLVLRQEYFGFLTKRIKGRNS; from the coding sequence ATGTCAGCCACGTTTGCCCCCGATCATTTACGCGCCAGCCTGCGGCCATTGGCCGAAGGGCAGCCGTTGTCGACCGAGGCCATGGCGTATCAGCGTTTTTATGGCCTGGATTTTCCGGGGCGTACGCTGCGTGGGGGGCTGGGGCGTTTCGAGGTCGATGGCTATGAATTGGTCAGCCAGTTCTGGTGGCCGGAGCGGGCGAAGGCGACGTTGTTCATGTTCCACGGTTTCTACGATCACACCGGACTCTACCGCCATGTGATCGAGTGGGCGCTGGACCAGGGGTTTGCCGTGATCGCCTGTGACCTGCCGGGGCATGGCCTGTCCAGTGGCGAGCGGGCGAGCATCAAGGCATTCGCCGAGTATCAGCACACGCTTGAAGGGTTGTTCGCCGAGGCATTCTCCATCGAACTGCCGCAGCCATGGCACCTGTGCGGGCAAAGCACGGGTGGGGCGATCGTGATTGATCATGTACTCAATCAAGGCTCTAACAGTCCCGCTCAAGGGCAGGTGATTCTGTTGTCACCCCTGGTCAGGCCTCGCGCCTGGGGTTGGTCCAAACTCAGTTATTACCTGCTCAAGCCTTTCGTCAAAGCCATCGCCCGGCGCTTCAGCGAGAACTCCAACGATCCTGATTTCTTGCCGTTCCTGCAGGCTGATCCTTTGCAGCCGTTACGCCTGCCCACGGCCTGGGTGGGGGCATTGGCGCGCTGGATCAAGCAGATCGAAGCCGCACCGAACAGCCCGCGCAGGCCGCTGATCGTGCAGGGGCAGGCAGACATGACGGTGGATTGGGAGCATAACCTTGGGGTGTTGAACGCCAAGTTCGACCGGCCTCAGGTGTTGATGTTGCCAGAGGCGCGGCATCATCTGGCGAATGAGACGCTGGTGTTGCGGCAGGAGTATTTCGGGTTTTTGACCAAGCGGATCAAAGGCCGGAATTCATAG
- a CDS encoding transporter substrate-binding domain-containing protein codes for MRFLPGLICLLPLLSPLAHAELIDDVNDRGELRIALEANTPPFNFKDEGKLTGFEVELGQLLANELDVRADFVVTDSGDLLTGVESGKYDIAINHITVTSALSDRFDFSEPYVQTTTQLIAQKEEPRSMLLVQSLTDAKPKAAAPVSLAIPFQKGNPAFHASLENALQRIKDDGRMAALEKKWFTADASVSPKP; via the coding sequence ATGCGCTTTTTGCCTGGCCTGATCTGTCTGCTACCCCTTTTGAGCCCTTTGGCTCATGCCGAACTGATTGACGACGTGAACGACCGCGGCGAACTGCGTATCGCTCTTGAAGCGAATACACCGCCCTTCAACTTCAAGGATGAAGGCAAGCTTACCGGCTTCGAAGTCGAGCTGGGTCAACTGCTGGCCAACGAGCTCGATGTGCGGGCCGACTTCGTCGTCACCGATTCTGGCGATCTGCTGACTGGCGTTGAAAGCGGCAAGTACGACATAGCCATCAATCACATTACAGTGACCTCGGCGCTCTCGGATCGTTTCGATTTCAGCGAACCTTACGTTCAAACCACCACGCAATTGATCGCGCAGAAAGAAGAACCGCGCTCAATGTTGCTGGTGCAGTCGTTGACTGATGCGAAACCGAAAGCCGCCGCACCCGTGAGCCTGGCGATTCCGTTTCAGAAAGGTAACCCGGCGTTTCACGCCAGCCTGGAAAACGCGCTGCAACGGATCAAGGACGATGGCCGGATGGCGGCGCTGGAGAAGAAGTGGTTTACGGCGGATGCGAGTGTGTCGCCCAAGCCCTGA
- a CDS encoding DUF523 domain-containing protein: protein MQKILVSRCLLGHRVRYDGGASGPFDQLQQWLDEGRVVPLCPEVAGGLPTPRAAAEIPGGQGGEVLDGHASVITTEGADVSAEFLSGAYQALALVQQHGIRIAVLKANSPSCGNLLTYDGTFSGVKVSGEGVTAALLKRHGVQVFSELELPQADAALSSLD, encoded by the coding sequence ATGCAAAAGATTCTGGTAAGCCGCTGCCTGCTGGGCCATCGCGTTCGTTACGACGGCGGGGCGAGTGGGCCATTCGATCAGCTTCAGCAATGGCTGGATGAGGGCCGGGTCGTACCGCTGTGCCCCGAGGTGGCCGGCGGTTTGCCGACGCCGCGGGCCGCGGCGGAAATCCCGGGCGGGCAGGGCGGTGAAGTGCTTGATGGCCACGCCAGTGTGATCACCACCGAAGGCGCGGATGTCAGTGCCGAGTTTCTGTCGGGGGCGTATCAGGCGCTGGCACTGGTGCAACAGCATGGCATCCGCATCGCTGTGCTCAAGGCCAACAGCCCGTCCTGCGGGAATTTGCTGACGTATGACGGGACGTTCAGCGGCGTAAAGGTCAGTGGCGAGGGTGTGACGGCGGCGCTGCTCAAGCGCCATGGCGTGCAAGTCTTCAGCGAGCTGGAGTTGCCGCAAGCTGATGCCGCACTGAGCTCTCTCGACTGA
- a CDS encoding DUF2059 domain-containing protein, with protein MRRLLFSLLMLCALPAWADGHDQLYKVAGWPDQRAHFNDALTAAQQRYESSLPPAVFQALVNNSNQRFAPQSVDQRAEAQLRKSLADPKPALAFFQSPLGKKVVAAELLATRRDQLAKNAKGLPKVQASDSRQLIIGHLAQALPAREAGAEVSLAIAGVAADSLSSMIPGLLGGGQAQMMLNGQRQRLMEQIGSDLNNTLLYVYRDLSDDELEEFATFAESTEGLAYYQAALAAIRAGLAVGQNTSNLSQ; from the coding sequence ATGCGCCGTTTGCTTTTTTCACTGTTGATGCTCTGTGCTTTGCCCGCTTGGGCAGACGGCCACGACCAGTTGTATAAAGTCGCCGGCTGGCCAGACCAACGTGCGCATTTCAACGACGCGCTCACGGCCGCACAACAACGCTACGAAAGCAGCCTGCCACCGGCCGTGTTTCAGGCGCTGGTGAATAACAGCAATCAGCGTTTCGCTCCCCAGTCCGTCGATCAGCGTGCCGAAGCGCAATTGCGCAAGAGCCTCGCTGATCCCAAACCGGCATTGGCCTTCTTTCAATCGCCCTTGGGCAAAAAAGTCGTAGCCGCCGAACTGCTGGCCACCCGTCGTGATCAACTGGCAAAAAACGCCAAGGGCCTGCCCAAGGTTCAGGCCAGCGATAGCCGTCAATTGATCATCGGCCACCTAGCCCAGGCCCTGCCCGCTCGCGAGGCGGGCGCTGAAGTGAGCCTGGCCATTGCCGGTGTCGCGGCCGACAGCCTGAGTTCAATGATTCCCGGCCTGTTGGGCGGTGGTCAGGCGCAGATGATGTTGAACGGTCAGCGTCAGCGTTTGATGGAACAGATCGGCAGCGACCTGAACAACACGCTGCTCTACGTGTATCGCGACCTGTCGGATGACGAACTGGAAGAATTCGCCACGTTTGCCGAGTCCACCGAGGGCCTGGCCTATTACCAGGCCGCGCTGGCGGCAATTCGGGCGGGGCTGGCGGTGGGGCAGAATACTTCGAACCTCAGCCAATGA